TGCGTCCTTCCCGGAGGCGCCCAAAAGGCACCACATGATCTTTGGTGAACCGGCGGCTATAGTCGGTGATCATGATGTTCATACCAGGTTTTACAGATCGGTGCTGAAAGGCATCGTCCAGCAAAATAACCTGGGTATCGGGGCGCTCCCCGAGGAGCTGTGGAATGGCAAGCATGCGTTCTTCGCCCACGCATACACTGATATCAGGGTACTTCTGGTGAAACTGCATGGGTTCATCTCCCAGCTGTGAAGCGGTACTGTTTGCATCCGCCAGCAGGTAGCCCTTGGTACGGCGGTTGTAGCCACGGCTCAGGGTAGCGGTCTGAAACCGGTCTTTGAGCAGGCGGATAAGGTACTCTACATGCGGCGTCTTGCCGGTACCTCCTACCGAGAGGTTGCCTACGGCGATCACGGGCAGGTCGAATTCCACGGCATTGAGTACTTTATTGTCATAGAAGCGGTTGCGGGTCCACATGACCAGGCCGTACAAAAGTGAGAAAGGATATAATAAGATCTTGAGATAATTCAGCATGCATCAGCTTTTTGTAAAATGATAGATGGTGTGCGGGGTGACCACGATACTAAGTGGTACATCCCAGGAACCGATGTCTGCGATACCGGCAACGGGATCGAAGAGTGACAGGCCGATGGTCGTCACATCCGGGCGGCATTGCTCCAGGAAGCGGTCATACATCCCTTTGCCATAGCCTACACGGTGACCATCGGTATCGAAAGCCAGCAGGGGTACGAATACCAGGTCAAGGTCTGCCGGGGCGATAAGGGTACCGGCAGTTGGCTCCGGAATGCCGTAGGCGTTCTTTTCCAGTACGGTATTTTGCTCCCAAAGGTAATGCAACATGGTGCTATCAGACATATTGGAGCGGGAAATAACCCATTGGAGAGCCGGGAACGTGGTCCGGGTCTGGTCTACAAGGGCCTGTGTATCCACTTCTTTTTTTTCCCTGATAGGAAGAAAAATGTGTGCCAGCTTATAAGGGCTGAAATCCAGCAGCCGGCATTGAGCAAGCAGCTGCGCGTTGAGCGTGGTAATCAGTTCAGGGGGAGTGTTGAGTCTTTTTTCAAGAAACTCCCGGCGTATATCCTTTTTTGTTAACAAATGGAACTCTGCATTATTTGAGCTGTAAAGATAGTTTTTCTGCCTGTTCCTTTACAAAAGCCTTGTCAATCTGGCTGGATTGCGGGATGCGCCCGAGTTTCGGGAATCCGGACCAGGCCACCACTTCGTCTTCATTGGAATGCGTTTCGCCGCTGAAGACCCAGCCCAGTACGGGAATTCCTTCCTGTTGGAGGGATCTGGCGGTGAGTAATGAGTGATTGATGGCGCCGAGGTAATTGCCGGCAACGATGATGACGGAGGCTTTGAGTTGCCGGATCAGGTCGATGGTGAAAATGGTGTTGGTGATAGGTACCATGAGGCCGCCGGCGCCTTCGATGATGAGGGGGCGGTTGGCTGGCTGGTAGCTATCAGCTATTTCTGTGATTCTTTTTACGTTGATGTTCACGCCTTCGAGCCTGGCTGCCAGGTGTGGGGAGGCCGGTTCTTTGAGGCAGTAGGCCTCTCTATGGCATTTGGATACTGGATTGCTCAGTAGTTTTTTGATGGTATCGGTATCCGTACCTTCTGTCAGCCCGGTTTGGACAGGTTTCCAGTAGTCTGCCTGCAGGGATTCGGTGATGATGGCGGAGGTGATGGTTTTGCCTACGCCTGTGCCGATGCCGGTGATGAAGATGCGGTTTGTCATAATTGTGCAAAGATATTGTATATTAATTATATAGTAAGATTTTGCTGCTGCCGGCCAAATCTGCTCAAAAACGCTTAACTGATTTAAATCAGCCAATTATCTTTATTTTCGCTCCGATCAATTTAATTTAATAATTTATGAAGTTTTGCAACAGCATCCTTGAAACCATAGGAAACACCCCATTGGTAAAACTCCACCGCGTTACCGCAGGCCTTCCCTGCCCCGTCTTTGCCAAAGTAGAATTCTTTAACCCGGGCAACTCTATCAAAGACCGTATGGCCGTTAAAATGGTAGAAGTAGCCGAACAAAAAGGTTTACTCAAACCCGGTGGTACCATTATCGAAGGCACCTCTGGCAATACTGGTATGGGCCTGGCCCTGGCCGCAGTGATCAAAGGTTACAAGTGTATCTTTACCACCACTGATAAACAATCTAAAGAAAAGGTTGATATCCTCAAAGCCGTTGGCGCCGAAGTGATCGTATGCCCTACAAACGTAGAGCCGGAAGATCCCCGCTCCTACTACTCTGTATCCAAACGCCTGGCTACAGAAATACCCAATAGCTTTTATGTGAACCAGTATGATAACCTTGCCAACCGCGATGCACATTATGAGCAAACAGGTCCTGAGATCTGGGAACAAACAGATGGCAAAATCACCCACCTCATTGTAGCTACCGGTACCGGGGGTACGATTACCGGCACAGGCAGGTTCCTGAAAGAGAAGAACCCGGATATAAAAGTGTGGGCGATAGATAGCTACGGCTCCCTGCTGACGAAGTACTTCGAAACCGGGGAACAGGATATGTCAGAAGTATATCCTTACATCACGGAAGGAATTGGTGAGGACTTTGTGCCGCAGAACTATGACATGAGTGTGATTGATGCGTTTACAAAAGTGACGGACAAGGATGGTGCGGTAATGGCAAGACGCATTACAAAGGAAGAAGGCATCTTCGTGGGATACTCCGCAGGATCTGCTGTGGCAGGCCTTTTACAATTGAAGGATTCATTGAAGCCAACGGATGTAGTGGTGGTGATCTTCCATGATTCAGGTAGCCGTTATGTAGGGAAAGTGTACAATGATCAGTGGATGATGGAGAGAGGTTTCCTTGATGTGAAGACGGTGAAGGATGTGGTGAATGGTCGCCGTAACCAGCCACTGGTCACGATTCAGCAGGAAGAGAAAGTGAGTGATGCGATCAATAAAATGAAGAAGTATGATATAGAGCATATACCGGTTTTGCATATGCAGGAAGTGGTGGGATCGATTTCTGAAAATGGTTTGTTTATTAAACTGATTGATGATGCGAACCTGAAGGATGCACAGGTGAAAGAGGTGATGCAGGCGAAATTCCCGGAGGTGAACATGGATATGCCGATAGAGAAATTGTCTTCTTTTATCAATAAAGAAAATGGTGCGGTGTTGACGAAAGATGAAAGTGGTGTGGCACATATCGTTACCAAATATGATATTATTCAGGCACTTGGGAGTTAATGGTGAAAGGTGGGATTATGCTTGTGGGGTTGGATTGTGCGGGTGAATGTAATGGTTAGGCAATTTTGTAGAGATGTTTTACATGGGCGGTTTTATTTGACCAGTGAGGGATGGGCTTTGCATTAGTGTTGATCTGCCTCCGCAAAATCAATTAAACTGATTCAGCCATGAATAATTCACCTGATTCATCTTATACAGATCAAACCGGCCGGGAGGTGAAGCTCTCTTTGCCTCCCCGCCGGATCGTGTCTTTAGTACCATCTATCACAGAGTTATTATTCGACCTGGGATTAGAAAATGAAATTGTGGGGGTGACGAAGTTTTGTATCCATCCTGTAAACAATAAAACCCGGATCGGCGGCACAAAGCGATTACATTTATCCGCAATAAGCGCTTTGCAACCTGATCTGATCATTGCCAATAAAGAAGAAAATGAACGGGAGCAGGTGGAGGCATTGATGCAGGAATACCCGGTATGGGTGTCGGATGTGCATGATTTAAGCAGTGCGCTGGAAATGATCCGGCAGGTAGCTGAGATCACAGATCGTGGACAAAAGGGAAGGGAATTATGTACAGCAATAAACGCCGCATTTGCACAATTGGCGCAACAGATAGCGGTTTTAACAAGGGGCAATGAAAAATTGAAGGTCGCCTACTATATCTGGAAAGACCCCTGGATGCTGGCCGGCGGCGACACATTTATCTCCTCCATGCTGGAGCAATGTGGGTTGGAGAATGTTTTTAAAGACAGGACCCGTTACCCGGAGATATCACCAGAAACGCTTATGCATACTGATTGTCAACTGGTTCTACTCTCTTCCGAACCCTTTCCTTTCAAAGAATCGCATGTTTCTTTTTTCAAAAACCTGGAAGTCCGGCTGGTAGACGGGGAAATGTTCAGCTGGTACGGTAGTAGAATCTTGCGCGCAGTGGCCTATTTTCGGGATATTTTCTATCTAAATCAGACTTTTTTTTGACGAACATCATATAAATCATTAGAAAACATGATTCTAACTCTATAAAACTTGTTATTTAGTACTTATATTTGCTGTCCTTAAATGTAAAACAATCCGAAAGCTATGGGAAAATACAGAGCTGGCGTATTATTCGGCGAAGAGCTGGAAGCGCTGTACAATGATGCCAAGAACAATGCATGGGCAATGCCTGCGGTAAACGTGGTAGGTACTAACACAGTGAATGCTGTACTGGAAACTGCTGCTAAAGTAAACTCACCGGTTATTATTCAGTTTTCTAACGGTGGTGCACAGTTCTTTGCAGGTAAAGGAATGCCGAATGATAAGTTGCAGGCTAACATTGCAGGTGGCATTTCCGGTGCAAAACACGTACATGAAGTAGCTAAGTACTACGGTGTACCTGTTGTATTGCACACAGACCATGCTGCTAAAAAATGGTTGCCATGGATCGACGGTCTGCTGGATGCGGGTGAAGAATTTAAGAAACTGACTGGTCAGCCACTGTACAGTTCCCACATGCTGGATCTTTCCGAAGAGCCAATCCATGAGAACATCGAGATCTCTAAGAAATATTTCGAGCGTATGAACAAGCTGGGTATGTCCATCGAAATCGAACTGGGTGTAACCGGTGGTGAAGAAGATGGCGTTGATAACTCAGGTGTTGACAACTCCAAGCTGTATACTCAACCTGAAGATGTAAACTTCGCTTACGAACAACTGTCTCAGGTAGGTAAACGTTTTACTGTTGCTGCTGCTTTTGGTAACGTACATGGTGTTTATTCTCCAGGTAACGTAGCGCTGCGTCCTGAAATCCTGCAGAACTGCCAGGACTTCATCCAGGCTAAGCACAAAACTGCTGCTAAACCAGTTTATTACGTATTCCATGGTGGTTCAGGTTCTCCTAAGCACCAGATTGCGGAAGCACTGGGTTACGGTGTAATCAAAATGAACCTGGATACAGATATGCAGTGGGCATATTGGGAAGGTGTTCATGATTTCTATGAATCTAAGAAAGCTTATCTGCAGGCACAGCTGGGTAACCCGGAAGGTGCTGATAAGCCAAACAAGAAATATTATGATCCTCGCGTATGGCTGCGTAAAGGTGAAGAGACTTTCGTAAAACGCCTGGAAGAAGCGTTTAAAGATCTGAATTGCATTGGCAGAAATGCTTAATATTCAGGGAAATGTACTTCAGGGAAGCCGGTGATCTTAGCGATTACCGGCTTTTCCTTTTTGGAAGGAGTTGGCTTTGGGGGTGGGAATTCCCTTGATTTCAGGACCTTTTCAACCATTCATTACATTTATCTATGGTTTAGGTGGAAATTCCCTCAATTCCAGGACCTTTCAGCGGTCAGGGATAATCATCTTCATTCAATTCCTGAATTTTTCAGGTTGCTTGCCCCTTGTTCCGGCCGCTATTTTATTGCATTTAAGGCCCGCTAATGCGTTTTAGCCTCCCTCTCCTACGAAAATGGTATTTTGCAGAAAATAGATGACTACCAAGCTCTTTTATTATAATATTGCAGATGAGATACTTTTGAAGTTAATTTAA
This window of the Chitinophaga sancti genome carries:
- the bioD gene encoding dethiobiotin synthase, producing the protein MTNRIFITGIGTGVGKTITSAIITESLQADYWKPVQTGLTEGTDTDTIKKLLSNPVSKCHREAYCLKEPASPHLAARLEGVNINVKRITEIADSYQPANRPLIIEGAGGLMVPITNTIFTIDLIRQLKASVIIVAGNYLGAINHSLLTARSLQQEGIPVLGWVFSGETHSNEDEVVAWSGFPKLGRIPQSSQIDKAFVKEQAEKLSLQLK
- a CDS encoding ABC transporter substrate-binding protein, which gives rise to MNNSPDSSYTDQTGREVKLSLPPRRIVSLVPSITELLFDLGLENEIVGVTKFCIHPVNNKTRIGGTKRLHLSAISALQPDLIIANKEENEREQVEALMQEYPVWVSDVHDLSSALEMIRQVAEITDRGQKGRELCTAINAAFAQLAQQIAVLTRGNEKLKVAYYIWKDPWMLAGGDTFISSMLEQCGLENVFKDRTRYPEISPETLMHTDCQLVLLSSEPFPFKESHVSFFKNLEVRLVDGEMFSWYGSRILRAVAYFRDIFYLNQTFF
- the fbaA gene encoding class II fructose-bisphosphate aldolase; this encodes MGKYRAGVLFGEELEALYNDAKNNAWAMPAVNVVGTNTVNAVLETAAKVNSPVIIQFSNGGAQFFAGKGMPNDKLQANIAGGISGAKHVHEVAKYYGVPVVLHTDHAAKKWLPWIDGLLDAGEEFKKLTGQPLYSSHMLDLSEEPIHENIEISKKYFERMNKLGMSIEIELGVTGGEEDGVDNSGVDNSKLYTQPEDVNFAYEQLSQVGKRFTVAAAFGNVHGVYSPGNVALRPEILQNCQDFIQAKHKTAAKPVYYVFHGGSGSPKHQIAEALGYGVIKMNLDTDMQWAYWEGVHDFYESKKAYLQAQLGNPEGADKPNKKYYDPRVWLRKGEETFVKRLEEAFKDLNCIGRNA
- a CDS encoding pyridoxal-phosphate dependent enzyme, giving the protein MKFCNSILETIGNTPLVKLHRVTAGLPCPVFAKVEFFNPGNSIKDRMAVKMVEVAEQKGLLKPGGTIIEGTSGNTGMGLALAAVIKGYKCIFTTTDKQSKEKVDILKAVGAEVIVCPTNVEPEDPRSYYSVSKRLATEIPNSFYVNQYDNLANRDAHYEQTGPEIWEQTDGKITHLIVATGTGGTITGTGRFLKEKNPDIKVWAIDSYGSLLTKYFETGEQDMSEVYPYITEGIGEDFVPQNYDMSVIDAFTKVTDKDGAVMARRITKEEGIFVGYSAGSAVAGLLQLKDSLKPTDVVVVIFHDSGSRYVGKVYNDQWMMERGFLDVKTVKDVVNGRRNQPLVTIQQEEKVSDAINKMKKYDIEHIPVLHMQEVVGSISENGLFIKLIDDANLKDAQVKEVMQAKFPEVNMDMPIEKLSSFINKENGAVLTKDESGVAHIVTKYDIIQALGS
- a CDS encoding 5-formyltetrahydrofolate cyclo-ligase is translated as MLTKKDIRREFLEKRLNTPPELITTLNAQLLAQCRLLDFSPYKLAHIFLPIREKKEVDTQALVDQTRTTFPALQWVISRSNMSDSTMLHYLWEQNTVLEKNAYGIPEPTAGTLIAPADLDLVFVPLLAFDTDGHRVGYGKGMYDRFLEQCRPDVTTIGLSLFDPVAGIADIGSWDVPLSIVVTPHTIYHFTKS